The genome window GAGCCGTCTTCGCGATGCGCCGCATCGCGAGTCTCGAGCCTGCGAGCGTCTTCAAGAACTAGCGGCGTGCGCGTCCTTCCGGGCCCGGAGCTTGCATGCCCCTCTGCTTGAACGGCCGCAACGTGTGGGCTATATTGAAGAATCTGTGATGTTGGAAGGCCCTGCGTTGCTGCGGGCCAGCGGTCGTCGGATCTTCAACCTACGGACTCATCGATCATGCGCATCGAACCGTCAGGAACACGTCTCAGGGTCGCCGTCTGTCTCCTGCTTGCCGGGGTGGCGTTCTCGTCTCTCGCCGGTCTGACGGGCTGCAGCCGAGGACCCGGTCCCGGGGGGCGACTCCTGCTTGTCGGCATCGACTCGGCCGACTGGGACGTCATCGAGCCGCTCATGGAGCAGGGGAGCATGCCGAACCTCAGGGCCCTCATGGACCGCGGCGTCTCCTGCGACCTGCGGTCGCTTGAGCCCAAGCAGAAGTCCCCGACGATCTGGGCGAGCATCGCGACGGGGAAGGTCCCGGCGAAGCACGGCATCCTGAGCGACGTGGACCCGATCTCGAGGGCCCCCATGACGAGCAACGTTCGAAGCGCGCGGACCTTCTGGGACATCATGGGTGGCGAGGGTGCGTCCGTGACCGTCGTCGGCTGGCTGGTCAGCTGGCCCGCCGAGGAGGTCAACGGCTATTTGGTCACGGACTATTTCCGCTTCGCTCCGAAGCCCGACCGGCCGCTTCCGGAGCATCTGACGTACCCCGAGGGCCTGGTCGAGAACGTCTCGAAGAAGAGAGTCGTCGCGGACGGGATCACGGACGAAGACCTCGCACGGCTCGTCGACTTCGACCGCGCTCTGTCGCCGGAGGAGGCGCAGAGGTTGCCGGTCAAGGAGATGTTCGAGGAGATGCGGGCGATCAACGAGATCGAACACCGGGCCGACCGTCTGAGGGACATCCTCGCTGGTGACTTCTCGTTCCTCGGCGTGGCCGGGCATCTGATGGACGAGCGGCCGACCGACCTGACGGCCGTCTATCTCAGAGGCCTCGACTCCGCCAGCCATCTGTTCTGGGCCGCCGCCCACCCGGGCGAGGTCGGGTTCAAGGTGGCCCGCACGGACAACCGGGTCTTCGGCAAGGTCGTGGAGCGCTACTACCAGCTGGCGGACGAGATGCTCGGGCAACTCGTCGAGCGCATGGACGACAATGACATCATCGTCGTCTGCTCCGACCACGGGTTCGAGGGACCCAAGCCCGGTCAGCGGCCCGGAGGCATCAACGACCACGGCCCGGTCGGCATACTCGTGGCGGCGGGAGGTCCGTTCCGTCGGGGCGCCTGGATCGACGAACAGACCGTGCTCGACATCACACCGACGCTGCTTGCGCTCTGGGGACTCCCGGTCGGAGCGGACATGGACGGGTCCGTCATCGAGGAGGCGTTCGAGCCGGACTTCCTCGACAGCCAGCCCGTGACCAGCATCGAGACCTACGAACGAACCGAGACAGCCTCCCGGTAACTGCCCGCATGAGGCCCCGACGGGCGCACATCCCCCGCGGAGCCACTTGCGAAGTCGGGGGCTGGGTCGGCGGTTCGTTGCCTTCCACGCGCGGCCCTGCTAGCATATCTGACTGTCCCACGTCATCACCACGAACCTGGAGCCTCCCTGTGGAGACACTCCTGAGCGTTCTCATAGGCATCGGTCTCGCCGCCGCATGCGGCTTCCGTGTCTTCGTGCCGTTCCTGGTCGTCAGCATCGCGGCGATGTCGGGACACCTCGAGCTCTCGGGTGGGTTCGAGTGGATCGGCACCTGGTACGCGCTCGTCGCCTTTGCCGTCGCGTCCGCTCTCGAGGTCGCGAGCTACTGGATCCCCTGGCTCGACAACATGCTCGACACGATCGCGACGCCCGCCGCCGTCGTGGCCGGGGCCGTCATCACGGCGTCGGTCGTGGCGGACCTCTCGCCGTTTCTGCGCT of Candidatus Effluviviaceae Genus V sp. contains these proteins:
- a CDS encoding DUF4126 family protein, whose translation is METLLSVLIGIGLAAACGFRVFVPFLVVSIAAMSGHLELSGGFEWIGTWYALVAFAVASALEVASYWIPWLDNMLDTIATPAAVVAGAVITASVVADLSPFLRWSLAVIAGVGVAGVVQSTTVALRGASTLTTGGAANPAVSTAELGGSVLASVLAIAAPVVAVLLIALIVFVLVTRMRRIARRRAC